The following proteins come from a genomic window of Gynuella sunshinyii YC6258:
- a CDS encoding class I adenylate cyclase: MQAYNIVKKIADGGLDYPSMTELGKRFRAVNEGRLERLRSGMQNTQQQFLELLPMLFHVNHHLLPGWIEDDVPKGVSFYYPDRTVLSSLGQISRSYRYKQPNQLNGDISSIFLMGSTGTIGQSSQSDLDIWVCHVAGLSAEKIYLLEQKAELISEWAMGMNLEVHFFVMDAHAFKVGSKGRLSSENAGSTQHYLLLDEFYRSHILIAGAEPAWWLVPPYEEHLYNQHVRHNIDSGFLNYGATIDFGGVPRIPVDEFVGAGMWHLYKGIDAPYKSLLKLMLLELYAFSFPKAQCLCLDFKQAVYDFKLNLDELDPYVMLYRRLERYLLSRKQTVRLELVRRAFYFKIGISLSRKSRSPSWRRILIDRLTVEWGWSAQHIAHLDNKEQWGIDDVIREQKVLIAELTHSYRFLTQIAQKIKASSKLRKQEMLILGRKLSAAFDRKPGKIEIINSTVSADLSREKLTVHQLQSEQPEQSLWGAYCNQLTRMGSNPPQPLKHSSSLIEVMIWSYFNGLLDAHINIPVFTLLEDDSITLTDYELKEIINSFRYHFRKPLKAVPQEVFVYKSCPVKTILYVNVARDPMAHLSARGLQKISNRTDSLDFSSLRENLVQTLDLVVLNSWNEVHVSRFDLHDDTLVQCLLFLLNSIAMSASKQMPEFEALCFSVTRPAAIANRVQQLFRDVLRYFLLDHQNVPGRYVFGYEDKICVISFDRHKFTSIQVDTQQEFIEMLAQERPEFSPIRLDRYSLSENRELRMILSNSHLRGIQVYFRRLAGQRAIIHVVDEYGSLFSYQIPFLSVKTLIKPLYRFLRIIEYRKNTDGGSETPIAQEIFFYEYLENTQDRTARLIRRRTESDFTDSDFYNIRALVRKEHDGNIHYTVLVGEREFDSLTLGQSFYVTVAKALSETNQLHERQLCYVTDLELADEIKADLPFGRVQTIHYFQYKYRLESRINSVLNKL, encoded by the coding sequence ATGCAAGCATACAATATCGTAAAGAAAATTGCCGACGGTGGTCTGGATTACCCTTCTATGACTGAATTGGGTAAGCGTTTTCGTGCCGTCAATGAAGGTCGGTTGGAGCGCTTGCGTAGCGGTATGCAAAATACCCAGCAGCAATTTCTGGAACTGCTGCCAATGCTGTTCCACGTCAATCATCATCTGTTGCCAGGCTGGATTGAGGATGATGTGCCCAAGGGGGTGTCCTTTTACTATCCGGATCGTACGGTGCTGTCATCTTTGGGTCAGATCAGTCGCAGTTACCGTTACAAGCAGCCAAATCAGTTGAATGGTGATATTTCCAGTATTTTTCTGATGGGGTCGACCGGGACTATCGGGCAAAGCAGCCAGAGTGATCTGGATATCTGGGTATGTCATGTTGCTGGTCTGTCGGCGGAAAAAATATATCTGCTTGAGCAAAAAGCCGAACTGATTTCCGAATGGGCCATGGGAATGAATCTGGAGGTGCATTTCTTTGTCATGGATGCCCATGCCTTCAAAGTTGGCAGTAAAGGCAGGCTGAGTTCCGAAAATGCCGGATCTACCCAACACTATCTATTGCTCGACGAGTTTTATCGTTCCCATATTCTGATCGCCGGGGCTGAGCCCGCCTGGTGGTTGGTGCCGCCTTATGAGGAGCATCTCTACAATCAGCATGTCAGACATAATATAGACAGTGGGTTTTTGAATTACGGCGCCACTATTGATTTTGGCGGAGTGCCCAGAATACCTGTGGATGAGTTTGTCGGTGCGGGCATGTGGCATTTGTACAAAGGCATTGATGCGCCCTATAAATCACTGTTGAAACTGATGTTGCTGGAGCTCTATGCATTCAGTTTTCCTAAAGCCCAGTGTCTGTGTCTGGATTTCAAACAGGCAGTTTATGATTTCAAACTGAATCTGGATGAACTTGATCCTTATGTCATGTTGTACCGGCGGCTGGAGCGCTATCTGCTGAGTCGAAAACAGACGGTGCGACTTGAACTGGTCAGACGGGCATTTTATTTCAAAATCGGCATCTCCCTGTCACGGAAATCCAGATCCCCCAGCTGGCGCCGGATACTGATTGATCGTCTGACGGTCGAATGGGGGTGGTCGGCCCAACACATCGCCCATCTCGACAACAAAGAGCAATGGGGAATAGATGATGTGATTCGGGAGCAGAAAGTACTGATTGCTGAATTGACTCACAGCTACCGCTTTCTGACTCAGATTGCCCAGAAGATTAAAGCCTCCAGTAAACTCAGAAAACAGGAAATGCTGATACTCGGCCGTAAGTTATCGGCTGCATTTGATCGAAAGCCCGGCAAAATTGAAATCATCAACTCTACCGTCAGCGCTGATCTGAGTCGCGAAAAGCTGACTGTGCATCAGTTGCAGAGCGAGCAGCCTGAACAATCACTGTGGGGAGCTTACTGTAATCAATTAACCCGCATGGGCAGCAATCCACCGCAGCCATTAAAACATTCAAGCAGTCTTATTGAAGTCATGATCTGGAGTTATTTTAATGGGCTGCTCGATGCACATATCAATATACCAGTATTCACGCTGTTGGAAGATGACAGCATCACGCTGACCGATTACGAGCTGAAAGAGATCATCAATAGTTTTCGTTATCACTTCCGTAAACCATTGAAAGCCGTTCCGCAGGAAGTGTTCGTCTATAAGTCGTGTCCGGTCAAAACTATTCTTTATGTTAATGTCGCCCGTGATCCCATGGCTCATCTGAGTGCCCGTGGTCTGCAAAAAATCAGTAACCGAACGGATTCGTTGGATTTCAGCTCGCTGCGTGAAAATCTGGTGCAAACCCTTGACCTGGTAGTGCTCAATAGCTGGAACGAAGTACATGTATCCCGCTTCGATTTGCATGACGATACGCTGGTGCAGTGCCTGCTTTTTTTATTGAACAGCATCGCTATGAGTGCTTCAAAGCAAATGCCGGAATTTGAAGCGCTGTGCTTCAGCGTGACTCGTCCGGCGGCGATTGCCAATCGCGTTCAGCAGCTGTTTCGTGATGTCTTGCGGTATTTCCTTCTGGACCACCAGAACGTGCCAGGCCGTTATGTATTCGGCTACGAAGATAAAATCTGTGTGATCAGTTTTGACCGACATAAATTCACTTCGATACAGGTGGATACCCAGCAGGAATTTATCGAAATGTTAGCTCAGGAGCGCCCGGAGTTTTCACCAATAAGGTTGGACCGGTATTCACTGTCTGAGAACCGCGAGTTGCGTATGATCCTGAGTAATAGTCACCTTCGGGGGATTCAGGTGTATTTTCGCCGGTTGGCCGGGCAACGGGCGATAATCCATGTAGTGGATGAATATGGTTCGCTGTTTTCTTATCAGATACCGTTTCTAAGTGTAAAGACGTTGATTAAACCGTTATACCGTTTTTTACGGATTATTGAGTATCGAAAAAATACAGATGGGGGTTCCGAAACACCCATTGCCCAGGAAATATTCTTTTATGAGTATCTGGAAAACACGCAGGACCGTACCGCCAGGCTGATACGGCGCAGAACCGAGTCGGATTTTACGGATTCGGATTTTTACAATATCCGGGCATTGGTCAGAAAGGAGCATGACGGTAATATTCATTACACGGTACTGGTGGGGGAGCGGGAGTTTGATTCATTGACTCTTGGGCAGTCGTTCTATGTAACCGTTGCGAAGGCATTGTCAGAGACGAACCAGCTGCATGAAAGGCAGCTTTGTTATGTAACTGATCTGGAGCTGGCTGATGAAATCAAAGCCGATCTGCCGTTCGGCAGGGTACAGACGATTCATTATTTTCAATATAAATACCGTCTTGAGTCACGGATCAATTCGGTACTGAACAAATTGTAA
- a CDS encoding DUF1631 family protein, producing MSSNVDTNIVMLKTAHKLDKLPEARITPAAKLIQDYLLEQMQLCLKDLFENADDLLFEIAEKAGSGSEQARYFDAMRGLRVRRKIIDAQFASKVREQVSDCLNKVLNDAAGLKERTVELGIVDNDQMERAVAIESMAAKAIDASGDAWLSFRERLNQVLPVKSYSKNECPLSPYQFGDSFFSSIDFDDWDMKVKLILFKLYDHHIGKQLPEMYFEANEKLRDQGILPDLDISHLRSRARRPAINANYLQNLMAASRGEGSLDMERGQQNGWQGDSMPVTGGAGFQAAYLMPNLNQLQQSVVSTSSNLPVAPAELKQWSQNITQQVLESAKSPIDSDIINLVAMLFEFILEERDLLPQMKQLMARMQIPIIKVALLERSFFDDNQHVARRLLNIMTRSAVGWQADERIDEDPMLAYMEDIVTRLTKEFDDDLQIFHEELQKFESFLDEYQHKRVIYEARLTTAEVQRYEEEKQRDWAREFLNEVLDVAVIPEAIQKLLSTHWYKVLYHTYSRHGEGDQWRNAKRVVTELVWSLQPGVTTHSRERFFAVTPKILLALRKGLTALKLDNGEISRWMSMIDDLHLQEISKHEAPKPEVTRQFQKVQHELKQAQIKPASSFEPEPEPVVPESVDYLARARSLQQGLWYELLQMNGKWLRCHLLTVLGDGERFIFTDRTGEKVADRSLYGLATAMANGKFRQIDDQPIIDRALDTVIDQLSSQAV from the coding sequence ATGAGTAGTAATGTCGACACCAACATCGTCATGCTGAAAACGGCTCATAAGCTCGACAAGCTACCGGAGGCTCGCATTACGCCTGCAGCAAAATTGATTCAGGATTATTTACTGGAGCAGATGCAGCTTTGCCTGAAGGACTTATTCGAGAACGCAGATGATTTGTTGTTTGAGATTGCTGAAAAAGCAGGTTCCGGAAGCGAGCAGGCGCGTTATTTTGATGCAATGCGTGGATTGAGAGTCCGTCGGAAGATTATCGATGCCCAGTTTGCGAGCAAGGTTCGCGAACAGGTATCCGATTGCCTGAATAAAGTTTTGAATGATGCCGCAGGTCTGAAGGAACGTACTGTTGAGTTGGGTATCGTTGATAATGATCAAATGGAACGGGCGGTTGCGATTGAGTCTATGGCCGCCAAAGCAATTGATGCCTCAGGTGATGCCTGGTTGTCTTTTCGTGAACGTTTAAATCAGGTATTGCCGGTTAAATCCTACAGCAAAAACGAGTGTCCTCTCAGCCCGTATCAATTTGGCGACAGTTTCTTCAGCTCGATCGATTTTGATGACTGGGATATGAAGGTCAAACTGATTCTGTTCAAGCTGTATGACCATCATATAGGCAAGCAGTTACCGGAGATGTACTTCGAGGCCAATGAAAAACTGCGCGATCAGGGTATCTTACCGGATCTTGATATCAGTCATTTGCGTAGTCGCGCCCGTCGTCCAGCTATTAACGCTAATTATCTGCAGAACCTGATGGCTGCCAGCCGTGGTGAGGGCAGTTTGGATATGGAGCGCGGTCAGCAGAATGGGTGGCAGGGTGATTCCATGCCAGTGACAGGAGGTGCCGGTTTTCAGGCGGCCTACCTGATGCCAAACCTGAATCAGTTGCAGCAGAGCGTTGTTTCCACTTCATCCAATTTACCTGTGGCACCCGCTGAGCTGAAACAATGGTCTCAGAACATCACCCAGCAGGTGCTGGAAAGCGCGAAGTCGCCGATTGATTCCGACATTATTAATCTAGTGGCTATGCTGTTCGAGTTTATTCTCGAGGAGCGGGATCTGCTGCCACAAATGAAGCAGCTCATGGCACGTATGCAGATACCTATTATTAAGGTAGCGTTACTTGAGCGTTCTTTCTTCGATGATAACCAGCATGTTGCTCGTCGGTTGCTGAACATAATGACCCGTTCGGCGGTTGGTTGGCAGGCCGATGAAAGAATCGACGAAGATCCTATGCTGGCGTATATGGAAGACATTGTGACTCGTCTTACCAAAGAGTTTGACGATGATCTCCAGATTTTTCATGAAGAATTGCAGAAATTTGAAAGCTTCCTCGATGAATATCAGCATAAGCGGGTAATTTATGAGGCCCGTTTGACGACTGCAGAAGTGCAGCGTTATGAAGAGGAAAAACAGCGAGATTGGGCCCGTGAATTTCTGAATGAGGTTTTGGATGTGGCTGTGATTCCCGAAGCCATTCAGAAACTGTTATCGACTCATTGGTATAAAGTGCTGTATCACACCTATTCCCGACATGGCGAGGGTGATCAGTGGCGCAATGCCAAGCGGGTGGTGACGGAGCTGGTCTGGAGCCTGCAGCCCGGTGTAACAACTCATTCCCGTGAACGGTTTTTTGCGGTTACCCCCAAAATTCTGTTGGCGTTGCGGAAAGGTTTGACGGCCTTGAAGCTGGATAATGGTGAGATTTCCCGTTGGATGAGCATGATCGACGATCTGCATCTGCAGGAGATTTCCAAACATGAAGCACCAAAACCGGAAGTGACCAGACAGTTTCAGAAGGTTCAGCATGAACTGAAGCAGGCACAGATCAAACCTGCCAGCAGTTTTGAGCCTGAGCCTGAGCCGGTGGTGCCGGAATCTGTTGATTATCTTGCTCGCGCCCGTTCATTGCAGCAGGGGTTGTGGTATGAGTTGTTGCAGATGAACGGTAAGTGGTTACGTTGTCACCTGTTAACCGTTCTTGGTGATGGTGAGCGCTTTATTTTCACCGATAGAACCGGTGAGAAAGTAGCTGATCGTTCGCTGTATGGTTTGGCAACGGCAATGGCCAATGGCAAGTTCCGGCAGATTGATGATCAGCCGATTATTGATCGGGCTCTGGATACTGTCATTGATCAGCTAAGCTCACAAGCAGTCTGA
- the deoC gene encoding deoxyribose-phosphate aldolase — protein sequence MSDIQQVAKTAISLMDLTSLNDNDTDDVIVRLCRAARTPAGNVAAVCVYPAFIKTARQELMGSDIKIATVTNFPHGSNNIEASVQETLQAVADGADEIDIVFPYQSLIAGDAGIGAELVKAHREACADHAALKVIIESGVLEKPELIRRASEISIEAGADFIKTSTGKVHVNATPEAARIMMECIRASGRDVGFKAAGGVRTVEEAKIYLDSAVEIMGENWISARHFRFGASSLLNNLLQTLGLQTNNQGGSY from the coding sequence ATGAGTGATATACAACAGGTAGCGAAAACTGCTATTTCCTTAATGGATTTAACTTCTCTGAATGATAATGATACAGATGACGTCATTGTCCGTCTGTGCCGTGCAGCCAGAACACCCGCTGGCAATGTTGCGGCAGTTTGTGTTTACCCGGCATTTATCAAAACAGCACGGCAAGAGTTGATGGGTAGTGACATCAAAATTGCCACAGTCACGAATTTTCCTCACGGTAGTAATAATATTGAAGCTTCAGTCCAAGAGACGCTGCAGGCCGTGGCTGATGGAGCGGATGAAATAGATATTGTATTCCCCTATCAAAGCCTGATAGCCGGCGATGCCGGCATCGGCGCCGAACTGGTAAAAGCCCACCGTGAGGCTTGTGCAGATCATGCTGCGCTCAAAGTGATTATTGAAAGCGGCGTGCTGGAAAAGCCCGAGTTGATTCGCCGGGCCAGTGAAATCAGTATTGAAGCAGGTGCCGACTTTATTAAGACATCGACTGGAAAAGTCCACGTTAACGCGACTCCGGAAGCAGCCAGAATTATGATGGAATGTATCCGTGCGTCCGGACGTGATGTCGGGTTCAAGGCAGCCGGAGGTGTCAGAACTGTTGAAGAAGCAAAGATTTATCTCGACAGTGCTGTCGAGATTATGGGAGAAAACTGGATATCTGCCAGACACTTTCGGTTTGGTGCCAGCAGTCTTCTGAACAATTTATTGCAGACATTGGGTCTGCAGACAAACAATCAGGGTGGAAGTTACTAG
- the deoA gene encoding thymidine phosphorylase — MFIPQEFIRAKRDQQSLVKADIDAFVQGITDGTVTEAQIAAFAMAVYFNGLSLEETANLTLAMRDSGDTMQWDLPGPVLDKHSTGGVGDMVSLMLGPIVAACGAYVPMITGRGLGHSGGTLDKLESIPGFNAKPDNDLFRKCVTELGVCIIGQTQRLAPADQRFYATRDVTATVESVRLITASILSKKLSEGLDGLVMDVKFGNGAFMSDIGQGMELAESIVAVARQAGVKTHAVLTDMSSPLAWTAGNAVEIRETIDFLRNENVNQGLKQVTMTLAAEMLLAGNLVQSREEGFTKAEQALASGKALELFARMVTRLGGPADFIERRENYLPQAAVVKPVLAEQAGVVSAYDTRAVGMGVVALGGGRVRSQDPINHSVGYADILEIGTTVNAGDPLVTILASDEASWEDAKRRFLAAVTLTQESGIKRVDRINTIID, encoded by the coding sequence ATGTTTATCCCGCAGGAATTTATTCGCGCGAAACGCGATCAACAATCACTGGTCAAAGCGGATATTGATGCATTTGTACAAGGGATTACTGACGGCACCGTTACCGAAGCGCAAATAGCGGCATTTGCAATGGCGGTATATTTCAATGGTCTGAGTCTGGAAGAGACGGCCAATCTGACCCTTGCCATGCGGGACTCCGGAGATACGATGCAGTGGGATCTGCCCGGGCCTGTGCTGGATAAACACTCCACCGGTGGTGTTGGTGATATGGTCAGTCTTATGCTGGGTCCAATTGTCGCCGCCTGTGGTGCCTATGTGCCAATGATTACTGGCCGTGGTCTGGGTCACAGTGGCGGAACCTTGGATAAACTGGAAAGTATTCCAGGCTTTAATGCCAAGCCGGATAATGATCTGTTCCGTAAATGTGTAACCGAGCTGGGAGTCTGTATTATCGGTCAAACCCAGCGTCTGGCACCTGCAGATCAACGTTTCTATGCCACTCGCGATGTCACTGCGACAGTCGAATCAGTACGCTTGATCACTGCATCCATTTTGTCGAAGAAGCTGTCAGAAGGTCTTGATGGTCTGGTTATGGATGTTAAGTTTGGGAACGGTGCGTTTATGTCCGATATCGGTCAGGGTATGGAACTGGCTGAAAGCATCGTTGCCGTTGCCCGCCAGGCTGGAGTGAAAACTCATGCTGTACTAACTGATATGAGCAGCCCACTGGCATGGACGGCGGGTAATGCCGTTGAGATTCGGGAAACCATTGATTTCCTGCGTAATGAAAATGTGAATCAGGGGTTAAAACAGGTCACTATGACCCTGGCGGCGGAAATGCTTTTGGCAGGCAATCTGGTGCAAAGTCGCGAAGAGGGGTTTACCAAGGCTGAGCAGGCGTTGGCTTCCGGTAAGGCTCTGGAACTGTTTGCCAGGATGGTCACGCGGCTGGGCGGACCAGCGGATTTCATCGAAAGACGGGAAAATTATCTGCCTCAGGCGGCTGTCGTAAAACCGGTTCTGGCAGAGCAGGCTGGTGTCGTTAGTGCCTATGATACTCGTGCTGTCGGTATGGGGGTTGTTGCTCTGGGCGGAGGACGGGTTCGTTCGCAGGATCCGATTAACCATTCCGTTGGTTATGCGGACATTCTGGAAATTGGTACAACGGTTAACGCTGGTGATCCTCTGGTGACTATCCTGGCCAGTGATGAGGCAAGTTGGGAAGATGCGAAAAGAAGATTTCTTGCTGCGGTCACGTTGACGCAGGAAAGCGGTATTAAACGGGTGGACCGAATTAATACGATCATTGATTAG
- a CDS encoding phosphopentomutase codes for MSRAIILVLDSFGIGATEDAETFGDQGANTLLHIAEQCATGKCENGRSGKLTLPNLSRLGLGKAAKESSGFFPQGLDPNADIVGAYGYAKELSSGKDTPSGHWEIAGVPVLFEWGYFADKEASFPQELLEALVEKAKLPGILGNCHASGTDIIAQLGEEHMKTGRPICYTSADSVFQIAAHEETFGLDRLYELCEIARELVDPYNIGRVIARPFIGTDAGNFERTGNRRDLAVPPPAPTVLDYLHNSGGEVISIGKIADIYAHQGITKKFKANGLEALVQETLRQMQQPAHEKGTIIFTNLVDFDMLYGHRRDANGYARALEQFDAMLPGIMAAMRSDDILILTADHGCDPTWPGSDHTREHIPVLAYGQRIKPGDLGKRESFADIGQSLASYFNLPAMEYGKSFINY; via the coding sequence ATGAGCAGAGCAATTATTCTGGTATTGGACAGCTTTGGCATTGGAGCAACCGAAGATGCCGAAACATTTGGTGATCAAGGGGCCAATACGCTGCTGCACATTGCTGAGCAATGTGCCACGGGGAAATGTGAAAATGGCCGCAGCGGCAAGTTGACATTACCCAATCTGAGCCGTTTGGGGCTGGGCAAGGCAGCGAAGGAAAGCAGTGGTTTCTTTCCTCAGGGGCTGGATCCGAATGCTGACATTGTTGGTGCTTACGGTTATGCGAAAGAGCTGAGTTCCGGTAAAGACACTCCGTCTGGGCACTGGGAAATTGCCGGAGTGCCGGTGCTTTTCGAGTGGGGCTATTTCGCTGATAAAGAAGCCTCATTCCCGCAGGAGTTGCTTGAGGCTTTGGTGGAGAAAGCAAAATTACCCGGTATTCTGGGAAATTGTCATGCATCCGGTACCGACATCATTGCCCAGCTCGGCGAAGAGCATATGAAGACCGGCCGGCCGATCTGTTATACCAGCGCCGATTCAGTCTTCCAGATTGCAGCTCATGAGGAAACCTTTGGTCTTGATCGTTTATATGAGTTGTGCGAAATCGCCCGTGAGTTGGTGGACCCTTACAATATTGGCCGGGTGATTGCGCGTCCTTTTATTGGCACTGATGCGGGTAACTTCGAACGCACCGGCAATCGTCGTGATTTGGCGGTGCCACCACCAGCTCCCACGGTATTGGATTATTTGCACAACTCAGGTGGGGAAGTTATTTCTATTGGCAAGATCGCTGATATCTATGCTCATCAGGGCATTACTAAAAAATTCAAAGCCAACGGTTTGGAGGCGTTAGTCCAGGAGACTCTGCGACAGATGCAGCAACCAGCACACGAGAAAGGCACAATCATATTCACCAATCTGGTGGATTTTGACATGTTGTATGGCCATCGTCGTGATGCTAACGGATATGCCAGAGCTCTGGAGCAGTTCGATGCCATGTTGCCGGGCATAATGGCAGCGATGCGTTCAGACGATATTCTGATTCTTACCGCTGATCATGGCTGTGATCCGACCTGGCCAGGTTCCGATCATACCCGTGAACATATTCCGGTGTTGGCATACGGACAGCGTATTAAGCCTGGGGATTTAGGCAAAAGAGAATCCTTTGCTGATATTGGCCAGTCATTGGCATCCTATTTCAATTTACCTGCCATGGAATATGGCAAGTCATTCATCAATTACTAA
- the deoD gene encoding purine-nucleoside phosphorylase — protein MSTPHIAAQPGDFAETVLMPGDPLRAKYIAETFFTEIQQVNEVRNMFGYTGLYKGHRISVMGSGMGVPSISIYAHELYSQFGVKNIIRVGTCGGLHEDVKIRDVVIAQSASTDSNVNRTRFRGYDFSAAASYSLLEPAVQAARQHGARVHVGGVFTADLFYSPDNEILGLAASKGHYGVEMEAAGLYGVAADNGCNALAICTVSDHIITGEKTSPEERQSTFNDMIEIALDSVLIREKGDI, from the coding sequence ATGTCAACACCTCATATTGCAGCTCAACCTGGCGATTTTGCTGAAACCGTATTGATGCCTGGCGATCCACTACGCGCCAAGTATATTGCTGAAACTTTTTTCACTGAAATTCAACAGGTGAATGAAGTCAGAAATATGTTTGGTTATACCGGTCTGTACAAAGGGCATCGGATATCCGTGATGGGATCCGGTATGGGTGTGCCTTCGATCTCGATATATGCCCATGAGTTGTACAGCCAGTTTGGTGTAAAAAACATCATTCGTGTCGGTACCTGTGGTGGTCTGCATGAAGACGTTAAAATCCGTGATGTGGTGATTGCCCAGTCTGCCAGTACTGATTCCAATGTTAACCGGACCCGCTTTAGAGGTTATGACTTCTCTGCTGCTGCCAGTTACAGTCTGCTTGAGCCGGCTGTACAGGCGGCTCGTCAACATGGTGCACGCGTACATGTTGGTGGCGTATTCACGGCAGATCTGTTTTATTCTCCTGACAATGAGATTCTGGGGCTGGCAGCCAGCAAAGGACATTACGGTGTAGAGATGGAAGCTGCCGGACTTTATGGCGTTGCCGCTGACAACGGATGTAATGCATTGGCTATTTGTACCGTCAGCGATCACATCATTACAGGTGAGAAAACGTCACCGGAAGAACGTCAAAGCACCTTCAATGATATGATCGAAATTGCCCTGGATTCTGTGTTGATTCGTGAGAAAGGTGATATATGA
- the cdd gene encoding cytidine deaminase, with amino-acid sequence MNAALIKLREAAKEAAVHAYVPYSRFPVGAAIELTEEGQYLQGCNVENSAYSMAICAERNALVQSVAKGVPPGTLKTMGIYMPGEALYSPCGACRQMILELMAEDAVIYAFCDSAEFKQWTKFELLPDGFAL; translated from the coding sequence ATGAATGCAGCACTGATCAAGCTGCGTGAGGCTGCCAAGGAAGCAGCCGTTCATGCTTATGTTCCCTACAGCAGGTTCCCGGTGGGGGCCGCGATTGAGTTGACGGAAGAGGGTCAGTATTTACAGGGTTGTAACGTCGAAAATTCTGCATACTCCATGGCCATCTGCGCCGAGCGTAATGCGCTGGTGCAGTCGGTGGCCAAAGGTGTTCCACCGGGAACACTGAAAACCATGGGGATTTATATGCCCGGTGAAGCCTTGTATTCCCCCTGTGGCGCCTGTCGTCAGATGATCCTCGAACTAATGGCCGAAGATGCTGTGATCTATGCGTTCTGCGATAGTGCGGAGTTCAAGCAATGGACCAAGTTCGAGTTATTGCCTGACGGCTTTGCGCTCTAA
- a CDS encoding sulfite exporter TauE/SafE family protein yields MEYFHWYQYVLVFLIFVWSGFVRSGLGFGGAALSLPFLLLVNNQPLVYLPIIAIQLLFFSSLTMISSHRRTRQQLANSQNSNSTIDWRYLKYAIAIMIVPKLVGVFGLVVLPNDLMSAVIFVIVGFYACSYLFGFSFSNNSRWGGIVLLILGGYMSGTSLIGAPLIIAVVANQVSREQLRDTLFAIWFILVSIKLSAFLYFNIDLQLWHQLWLLPAAGIGHYLGLKVHEYLLKSSSRRFYRVMGGVLLFVSLTGFFRNLWEWV; encoded by the coding sequence ATGGAATATTTTCACTGGTATCAATACGTATTAGTGTTTCTGATATTTGTCTGGAGTGGATTTGTCCGATCCGGTCTGGGCTTCGGAGGCGCGGCGCTATCTCTGCCATTTTTGTTACTGGTGAATAACCAACCGCTCGTCTATCTGCCGATCATCGCCATACAATTGTTGTTTTTTTCATCATTGACCATGATTTCCAGTCATCGGCGGACACGTCAACAGCTGGCAAATAGTCAGAATTCCAACAGTACCATTGACTGGCGTTATCTCAAATATGCCATTGCTATTATGATTGTCCCGAAGCTGGTGGGTGTGTTCGGTCTGGTGGTGTTACCCAACGACCTGATGAGTGCGGTGATATTTGTGATCGTCGGTTTTTACGCTTGTTCTTATTTGTTCGGATTTTCGTTTTCCAACAATAGTCGTTGGGGAGGGATCGTGCTATTGATACTGGGTGGTTACATGAGTGGTACTTCTTTGATTGGTGCACCATTGATTATTGCAGTTGTAGCCAATCAGGTGTCGCGGGAACAATTGCGGGATACCTTATTTGCCATCTGGTTTATTTTGGTTTCCATCAAGCTGAGTGCATTCTTATATTTTAATATTGACCTGCAGTTGTGGCATCAGTTGTGGCTATTACCTGCTGCGGGCATTGGCCATTATCTGGGCTTAAAAGTGCATGAATATCTATTGAAGTCCAGTTCTCGCCGGTTTTATCGTGTCATGGGTGGCGTACTGCTGTTCGTTAGTTTGACGGGTTTTTTCCGTAATTTATGGGAATGGGTGTAA